One Gossypium hirsutum isolate 1008001.06 chromosome A11, Gossypium_hirsutum_v2.1, whole genome shotgun sequence genomic window carries:
- the LOC107923167 gene encoding uncharacterized protein, translated as MLSLELHDCKNCESLPSIGRLFLLKDLSISALDQVHKIGAELFGENQSNAFASLESLRFGNMLNWEEWDLCEDDEQVSKFPGLRFLSIREYPLFLGRLPAILQSLQKLEIFECKRLLVSISSFPLLCELRVNGCELVDEGSLSVQRVTSLKYVSLSYISKFNISAERIMLRSTNSETFNIYGWKELGSLSQNGLSIVGHRFITFRNCPQLVYLETEEERFQLDKIPGVESLDIRACERHNRLPKVLHAFPLITRIELEECPGLVCFAESNFPPALKELRIVSCVNLLYLVEEKENNNKSMSSSTCLLERLVMSSSTCLLERLEIRDCPSLIWLSSRADICNRLQHLDISNCSEFGSLFLNAKLPVMLKHLEIWFCPVLECIAQDFLETTDLESITIRGAEKLKSLQRGFDKLSHLQEIRLATCPNLVPFEESGLPTTNLRVLMIFDCENFRALPKCINNFTSLRELEVRDCSADISFPEEGFPTNLTSLQISNAPKIYTSPVEWGFNRLTSLQ; from the coding sequence ATGTTGTCATTGGAGCTTCACGACTGTAAAAATTGCGAATCTCTACCATCGATTGGAAGGTTGTTCTTGTTAAAAGATCTTTCAATTAGTGCCCTGGATCAAGTACATAAGATTGGAGCTGAGTTGTTTGGAGAAAATCAATCAAATGCTTTTGCATCATTAGAGTCTCTGCGTTTTGGCAATATGCTAAATTGGGAGGAGTGGGACCTATGTGAAGATGATGAGCAAGTATCGAAATTCCCCGGCCTTCGTTTTCTTTCAATCAGAGAATATCCTCTATTCTTGGGAAGGTTGCCAGCTATCCTTCAATCCTTGCAGAAACTTGAAATCTTTGAGTGTAAGAGACTGCTAGTTTCAATTTCAAGTTTTCCCTTGCTGTGTGAATTAAGGGTTAATGGGTGTGAATTGGTGGATGAAGGTTCTTTGTCGGTACAGAGGGTTACCTCTTTGAAATATGTGTCTCTTTCATATATTTCAAAGTTTAATATTTCAGCAGAGAGGATAATGTTGAGATCTACAAACTCTGAAACATTCAACATCTATGGTTGGAAGGAGTTGGGCTCTTTATCGCAAAATGGGTTAAGCATAGTTGGGCATCGTTTCATCACGTTTCGGAATTGTCCCCAGTTGGTCTATTTGGAAACAGAGGAGGAGAGATTTCAACTTGACAAGATTCCAGGTGTTGAATCTCTAGACATAAGGGCTTGTGAAAGGCACAATAGACTACCAAAAGTCTTACATGCTTTCCCATTGATTACGAGAATAGAACTTGAAGAGTGTCCAGGCTTGGTTTGTTTTGCAGAGAGTAACTTCCCTCCTGCTTTAAAAGAGCTGAGGATTGTGAGTTGCGTGAATTTGCTATATTTGgttgaggaaaaagaaaataataataagagtatGAGTAGCAGCACTTGTCTTCTTGAGCGCTTAGTTATGAGTAGCAGCACTTGTCTTCTTGAGCGCTTAGAAATAAGGGATTGTCCATCTTTAATATGGTTATCATCAAGGGCCGATATATGCAATCGGCTTCAACATCTCGATATTAGTAATTGTTCAGAGTTTGGTAGCTTATTTTTAAATGCCAAGTTACCCGTAATGCTTAAACATCTCGAAATTTGGTTTTGTCCAGTGTTGGAATGCATAGCCCAAGACTTCCTTGAAACCACTGATCTCGAAAGCATTACAATTAGGGGTGCTGAAAAACTGAAATCATTACAGCGGGGATTTGACAAGCTCAGCCATCTTCAGGAGATTCGATTAGCTACGTGTCCAAATCTGGTTCCATTTGAAGAAAGTGGGTTGCCCACCACAAATCTCAGAGTACTCATGATTTTCGATTGTGAAAATTTTAGAGCCCTTCCCAAGTGCATCAACAACTTCACCTCCCTTCGAGAATTAGAGGTGCGGGACTGTTCGGCTGACATATCCTTTCCAGAAGAGGGTTTCCCTACCAACCTCACATCACTTCAAATCTCAAACGCACCCAAAATTTATACATCACCTGTTGAATGGGGATTTAACAGACTCACCTCTCTTCAATAA